A genomic window from Streptomyces mirabilis includes:
- a CDS encoding helix-turn-helix domain-containing protein → MIDSVTSRDTAPVRRLFRLPDTTDDAFLHLGLHVQGSVSVTRGGTQVFLAPGDLVFHDPARRDHLRFSGPCRLTVFRVPRGHLGVSSSDLHRVMGLRVRGDEGVGALVSHFLSALAAETDFRRSRTGHRLARSAVDLVAVLVMQLLGEETPDASDVGTETVSRIQAFIEEHLTDPDLSPESIALAHHISVRYLHKLFQQEGTTVGQWIRRRRLDACRRELGRGANRRPSVAAVAQRWGFSSPSHFSRAFRDAYGMSPSEWQSSTR, encoded by the coding sequence ATGATCGACTCGGTGACGTCACGCGACACCGCACCGGTCCGTCGTCTCTTCCGGCTGCCGGACACGACCGACGACGCGTTCCTGCACCTGGGACTGCACGTCCAGGGCTCGGTCTCGGTGACACGGGGCGGCACCCAGGTGTTCCTGGCCCCCGGCGACCTGGTGTTCCACGATCCGGCCCGGCGTGACCACCTGCGTTTCAGCGGCCCTTGCCGGCTGACGGTCTTCCGGGTGCCCCGCGGTCACCTGGGGGTGTCGTCCTCGGACCTGCACCGGGTCATGGGCCTGCGCGTGCGGGGCGACGAGGGTGTCGGCGCGCTGGTGTCCCACTTCCTCTCGGCGCTCGCCGCCGAGACGGACTTCCGCAGGTCGAGGACGGGCCACCGGCTCGCCCGCTCCGCCGTCGACCTCGTCGCCGTGCTCGTCATGCAACTCCTCGGGGAGGAAACCCCCGACGCGTCGGACGTCGGTACCGAGACGGTGTCGCGGATCCAGGCCTTCATCGAAGAGCATCTGACCGATCCGGATCTGTCACCGGAGTCGATCGCGCTCGCCCACCACATCTCCGTCCGCTACCTGCACAAACTCTTCCAGCAGGAGGGCACCACGGTGGGCCAGTGGATACGGCGGCGCAGGCTGGACGCGTGCCGGCGCGAGCTGGGCCGGGGCGCGAACCGCAGGCCGAGCGTGGCCGCCGTGGCGCAGCGCTGGGGGTTCAGCAGCCCGTCGCACTTCAGCCGCGCCTTCCGGGACGCCTACGGCATGTCCCCCAGCGAATGGCAGAGTTCGACGAGGTGA
- a CDS encoding AfsR/SARP family transcriptional regulator, with translation MAEFDEVMRFEVLGPLRVRRAERELDLGFPQQRALLGLLMVRAGRPVQVSEIVDVLWASRPPASAPNVVRRYVGALRRLLEPGLPPRAPGRRLPRRTGAYLLDAEPDEIDLLRFRELTLRGKRAVATGRPEVAVRQFVGALGEWRGPVAMGLPASAREHALFRAVEHELVLTTRMAADAALLCGTAGLVLPSLRRAIDLEPLDESLHARLVMVLASCGLQAEALTAYEEVRRRLAAELRVAPGAELSQAHTRVLRQEVRASAPPVHRPVGTALSEPVKLLARPAQLPPGLTAFAGRSEELAELTALAGAAASSGAPGTILVSGMAGVGKTASVVHWAHEVAHRFPDGQLYVELRGHDAAAGPAPEPVEALRGLVVALGAPPRHLPDDLAALRYLYRELLADRRVLVVLDDAARTEHVRPLLPTAPGCLAVVTSRDRLPGLIASGARPLPLELPSAADARAALALRVGRRRSAAEPGATEEIVDRCGRLPLALAIVAARAISRPDFPLAALAAELRAAHGSLDAFAGVDGTADARAAFAASHRSLPPADARLFRLVALHPGPGIAADTAARLAGLTPGEARPILGRLADAHLVREDAPGHYTAHLLLRAFAAELAQAAEAAATESLSLPRHSF, from the coding sequence ATGGCAGAGTTCGACGAGGTGATGCGGTTCGAGGTGCTGGGTCCGTTGCGGGTCCGGCGGGCCGAGCGGGAACTCGATCTGGGGTTCCCGCAGCAACGCGCCCTCCTGGGGCTGCTCATGGTGCGGGCGGGGCGGCCGGTGCAGGTGAGCGAGATCGTGGATGTGCTGTGGGCGAGCCGTCCGCCGGCCAGCGCCCCGAACGTGGTGCGCCGGTACGTCGGTGCGCTGCGGCGGCTGCTCGAACCGGGGCTGCCGCCCCGGGCGCCCGGCCGTCGTCTGCCGCGCCGCACCGGTGCCTACCTCCTGGACGCGGAGCCGGACGAGATCGATCTGCTGCGGTTCCGCGAGCTCACCCTGCGGGGCAAGCGGGCGGTCGCCACCGGTCGGCCCGAGGTGGCGGTACGGCAGTTCGTCGGGGCCCTCGGCGAGTGGCGCGGGCCGGTGGCGATGGGGCTCCCCGCGTCGGCTCGCGAGCACGCCCTGTTCCGCGCCGTGGAGCACGAACTCGTGCTCACCACCCGGATGGCGGCCGACGCGGCCCTGCTGTGCGGCACGGCGGGCCTCGTGCTGCCGAGCCTGCGCCGGGCCATCGACCTCGAACCCCTGGACGAGTCGCTGCACGCCCGGCTCGTGATGGTGCTGGCGTCCTGCGGACTGCAGGCCGAGGCCCTGACGGCGTACGAGGAGGTACGGCGCCGGCTGGCAGCGGAGTTGCGGGTCGCCCCGGGCGCCGAGCTGAGCCAGGCCCACACCCGGGTCCTCCGTCAGGAGGTGCGCGCGTCCGCGCCCCCGGTGCACCGACCGGTCGGGACGGCGCTGTCCGAACCGGTGAAACTCCTCGCCAGACCCGCCCAGTTGCCGCCCGGCCTCACGGCCTTCGCCGGTCGGAGCGAGGAACTCGCGGAGCTGACCGCCCTCGCCGGGGCGGCGGCGTCCTCCGGGGCGCCCGGGACGATCCTGGTCAGCGGAATGGCGGGCGTCGGGAAGACCGCGTCGGTCGTGCACTGGGCCCATGAGGTCGCGCATCGGTTCCCGGACGGTCAGCTCTACGTGGAGCTGCGCGGCCACGATGCGGCCGCCGGGCCCGCGCCGGAACCCGTGGAGGCGCTGCGCGGGTTGGTGGTGGCACTCGGAGCGCCGCCCCGGCACCTCCCGGACGACCTGGCCGCGCTCAGGTACCTCTACCGCGAGCTGCTGGCGGACCGCCGGGTCCTCGTCGTGCTCGACGACGCTGCCCGCACCGAGCACGTACGTCCGCTGCTGCCCACCGCCCCGGGCTGTCTGGCCGTGGTCACCAGCCGTGACCGGCTGCCCGGTCTGATCGCCTCCGGGGCCCGGCCGCTGCCTCTGGAACTGCCGTCCGCCGCCGACGCCCGCGCCGCACTGGCGCTGCGCGTCGGCCGACGGCGGTCGGCCGCCGAGCCCGGGGCGACCGAGGAGATCGTCGACCGCTGCGGCCGGCTGCCGCTGGCCCTGGCCATCGTGGCCGCGCGCGCCATCAGCCGCCCCGACTTCCCGCTGGCCGCCCTCGCCGCCGAACTCCGCGCCGCGCACGGGAGCCTCGACGCCTTCGCGGGCGTCGACGGGACGGCCGACGCCCGCGCCGCGTTCGCCGCGTCCCACCGGTCGCTGCCGCCCGCCGACGCCCGGCTCTTCCGCCTCGTGGCGCTGCACCCCGGCCCCGGCATCGCGGCGGACACCGCCGCCCGCCTCGCCGGTCTGACGCCCGGCGAGGCCCGGCCGATCCTCGGCCGTCTCGCCGACGCCCATCTCGTGCGCGAGGACGCACCGGGCCACTACACCGCACACCTTCTGCTGCGCGCGTTCGCCGCCGAGCTGGCGCAGGCCGCCGAGGCCGCCGCGACGGAGTCCCTGTCACTCCCGCGTCACTCTTTTTGA